A genomic segment from Nicotiana sylvestris chromosome 1, ASM39365v2, whole genome shotgun sequence encodes:
- the LOC104224595 gene encoding FCS-Like Zinc finger 8-like, with amino-acid sequence MADYGSIPSPTDNCRKTSSSFFGSPRLFTGFATKGFPDTESIMSPTSILDSSKPISAFRNPFWSDSNSNTPRSPKPDSRVHWEKLDSKGVGLGLVDALIDEKSDSKELNPVSRMVVFGSQLKIQIPTTLPPSFHSPTDSPPSPGDFGIKTRNSHLGSFSPSHMKKSPFGSSNSNMDIPNSPGAFSSISAAEMELSEDYTCVISYGPNPRTTHIFDDCIVESCCGVVKYSASRKENEHFPSLPMSYPYPSESFLSFCHSCKKNLGLGKDIYMYRGEKAFCSSDCRYKEMMLEEGMDKPETDDVYGIIS; translated from the exons ATGGCAGATTATGGTTCTATACCATCTCCAACAGATAACTGTagaaaaacctcttcctcttttTTTGGTTCACCGAGGTTGTTCACTGGTTTTGCTACAAAGGGCTTTCCTGATACTGAGTCTATAATGAGTCCTACTTCAATACTTGATAGTAGTAAACCTATATCTGCTTTTAGAAACCCTTTTTGGTCTGATTCTAACTCAAACACTCCAAGATCCCCTAAACCAGATAGTAGAGTTCATTGGGAGAAACTTGACTCAAAAGGGGTTGGTCTTGGCCTTGTTGATGCTCTCattgatgaaaaatctgattccAAAGAATTGAATCCTGTGAGCAGAATGGTTGTTTTTGGCTCACAGTTGAAGATTCAGATCCCTACTACTTTGCCTCCCTCTTTTCATTCCCCTACTGATTCACCACCTTCTCCTGGTGATTTTGGTATCAAGACCAGAAATTCTCATTTAGGTTCTTTCTCCCCATCTCATATGAAGAAATCTCCATTTGGGTCTTCAAATTCTAACATGGACATCCCAAATTCACCAGGGGCATTCAGTAGTATCTCTGCCGCTGAGATGGAGCTTTCTGAGGACTATACTTGTGTCATTTCATATGGTCCAAATCCAAGAACCACTCACATATTTGATGATTGCATTGTTGAGAGCTGTTGTGGTGTTGTTAAGTACTCTGCTTCAAGAAAAGAAAATGAGCATTTTCCCAGTCTGCCGATGAGCTATCCCTATCCCTCTGAGAGCTTTCTCAGCTTCTGTCACTCTTGCAAGAAAAATCTTGGATTAGGGAAAGACATTTACATGTACAG AGGTGAGAAGGCATTTTGTAGCAGTGATTGCAGATACAAAGAAATGATGTTGGAAGAGGGAATGGATAAACCAGAGACCGATGATGTATATGGTATCATTTCCTGA